The Malus domestica chromosome 13, GDT2T_hap1 genome includes a window with the following:
- the LOC103453414 gene encoding protein PSK SIMULATOR 1, with translation MVAEPWILKMGNQVSSNLKHALPFQPSKKSSVSKSQPAAGAKTRKQTVGILSFEVANVMSKTVHLHKSLTDSEISKLKNEILKSEGVLNLVSADEAYLLELAMAEKLEELNRVAAVVGRLGKRCVEPALQGFEHVYADLVNGVIDVKELGFLVKDMEGMVRKMERYVNATSNLYSEMEVLNELEQATKKFQHNQHEESKRAFEQKLVWQKQDVRHLKDVSLWNQTYDKVVELLARTVCTIFATIQAVFGDSVLSKDRVGLIGGASPPTVSGQIDVRRVSQVASEPLKRVASRKEGLHSGPVEKAVVLKKGSSFKPQFDSRRGEFGAFRAEDLNPPCGASPGRIFMDCLRMSGTVDDDDYGGAGNYDDRSSQISGCSVANGGLRREYPNHSGCFNRAQTGVHLQSKCGGTNGGARFGPKSKLMVYAPPSTVGGSALALHYANVIIVIEKLLRYPYLVGEEARDDLYHMLPTSLRMGLRTNLKSYAKNMAIYDAPLAHDWKETLDGILRWLAPLAHNMMRWQSERNFEQTQIVTRTNVLLLQTLYFADRDKTEAAICKLLVGLNYICRYEHQQNALLDCASSFDFEDCMEWQMQCGASFVD, from the coding sequence ATGGTTGCAGAGCCTTGGATTTTGAAGATGGGTAACCAGGTAAGCTCCAATCTCAAGCACGCTCTTCCTTTTCAACCTTCGAAGAAATCATCAGTCTCCAAATCTCAACCCGCCGCTGGCGCCAAAACCCGGAAGCAGACCGTTGGCATTCTCTCCTTCGAGGTCGCCAATGTCATGTCCAAGACCGTCCATCTCCACAAGTCCCTCACGGACTCCGAGATCTCGAAGCTCAAAAACGAGATCTTGAAGTCCGAGGGAGTGCTCAACCTGGTCTCCGCTGACGAGGCCTATCTTCTCGAGCTCGCCATGGCGGAGAAGCTGGAGGAGCTGAACCGGGTCGCCGCCGTCGTGGGGAGGCTCGGGAAGCGGTGCGTCGAGCCGGCTCTGCAGGGGTTCGAGCATGTCTATGCTGACCTCGTTAATGGGGTCATTGATGTGAAGGAGTTGGGGTTTTTGGTAAAAGACATGGAGGGTATGGTGAGAAAAATGGAGAGGTATGTGAATGCTACTTCCAATTTGTACAGCGAAATGGAGGTTTTGAATGAGTTGGAGCAGGCCACCAAGAAATTTCAGCACAATCAGCACGAGGAGAGCAAAAGGGCTTTTGAGCAGAAGCTCGTTTGGCAAAAGCAGGATGTCAGGCATCTCAAGGATGTCTCTCTTTGGAACCAAACGTATGATAAAGTTGTGGAATTGCTCGCCAGGACGGTCTGTACTATTTTCGCCACAATTCAGGCTGTTTTCGGAGACTCTGTTTTGAGCAAGGACCGTGTTGGGTTGATTGGTGGAGCTTCACCGCCTACGGTGTCCGGTCAGATTGATGTGAGGAGGGTTTCTCAGGTGGCTTCTGAGCCGTTAAAGAGGGTTGCTAGTAGGAAAGAAGGGTTGCATTCGGGTCCGGTTGAGAAGGCTGTGGTGCTGAAAAAGGGGTCATCTTTTAAGCCTCAGTTTGATTCGAGGAGAGGTGAATTTGGGGCGTTTCGAGCGGAGGATTTGAATCCTCCGTGCGGAGCAAGCCCCGGGAGGATTTTCATGGACTGCCTTAGAATGAGCGGTAcagttgatgatgatgattatgGTGGTGCTGGTAATTATGATGACAGGAGTAGCCAAATTTCGGGTTGCAGTGTTGCAAATGGCGGTTTAAGGAGAGAGTATCCGAACCATTCGGGTTGTTTTAATCGAGCACAAACGGGTGTTCACCTTCAATCCAAGTGTGGCGGAACGAATGGTGGTGCACGGTTTGGTCCCAAGAGTAAGTTAATGGTTTATGCCCCTCCTTCTACTGTGGGAGGCTCTGCTCTAGCTTTACATTACGCAAATGTTATAATTGTTATAGAGAAGTTGCTTCGATATCCGTATCTAGTCGGCGAGGAAGCGAGGGACGATTTGTATCATATGTTACCAACGAGTTTAAGGATGGGTCTGAGGACTAATCTCAAGTCCTATGCCAAGAATATGGCCATATATGATGCGCCTCTTGCGCATGATTGGAAGGAGACTCTTGACGGGATTTTGAGGTGGCTCGCCCCATTGGCGCACAACATGATGAGATGGCAGAGCGAGCGGAATTTTGAGCAAACGCAGATTGTTACGCGCACAAATGTTCTTCTGCTACAGACATTGTATTTTGCTGATCGAGACAAGACAGAGGCAGCTATTTGTAAGCTGCTTGTTGGGTTGAATTATATATGCCGCTACGAGCATCAGCAAAATGCATTACTGGATTGTGCAAGtagttttgattttgaagactGCATGGAGTGGCAAATGCAATGCGGGGCTTCATTTGTTGATTGA